A single Kribbella aluminosa DNA region contains:
- a CDS encoding choice-of-anchor M domain-containing protein, protein MAGRTRFSGRTAVLGTPGSPVWILPQTQASGIVWPGFDTEDVPSGALSGNAVTVKLVSVTGPADVSVYTTNSLGSPTIWFDSGDGLPDARTIAVNTHANWAFDAAGTYTATFEVTATTSGGTPITTGQKTYNFTVRP, encoded by the coding sequence CTGGCCGGTCGCACGCGTTTCTCGGGGCGGACCGCGGTCCTCGGTACGCCGGGATCGCCGGTCTGGATCCTGCCGCAGACCCAGGCCAGCGGCATCGTCTGGCCCGGGTTCGACACCGAAGACGTACCCAGCGGCGCCCTGTCCGGCAACGCCGTCACCGTCAAACTCGTGTCGGTGACCGGGCCGGCCGACGTCAGCGTCTACACCACCAATTCGCTCGGCAGCCCGACGATCTGGTTCGACAGCGGGGACGGCCTGCCCGACGCCCGCACTATCGCCGTCAACACCCACGCCAACTGGGCCTTCGACGCCGCCGGCACCTACACCGCGACGTTCGAAGTCACCGCCACCACCAGCGGCGGCACACCCATCACCACCGGCCAGAAGACCTACAACTTCACCGTCCGGCCCTAG
- a CDS encoding LacI family DNA-binding transcriptional regulator, translating into MAADQERRKSTTRSDVAKLAGVAPTTVSAILNGRAAELKIAEATVERVRDAVRELRYLPNAAARALRRQGSRTLGLMWSRGYRETITAAATHAHDLGYFTVLMNSTGDPRDAVMAVRDAGIAGLMCPTGGDHQAFGEELQAAGIPVVWMDPYFTEDQGLPGPLIAIDLRVGARALADHLVERGCRTLVALAGPEAALPDRPTSPAAAGPRYQPLIERFGDGFSALHADGWSAGAGRAAVERLLAGGKLPDALFAANDRLATGAMSACLRAGLKVPGDIAIAGFGDDDVSECLTPALTTVAWPLAEFAERSVQLLVRAVDDADHEAERHVLRTELVIREST; encoded by the coding sequence ATGGCAGCGGATCAGGAGAGGCGCAAGAGTACGACCCGGTCGGATGTCGCGAAGCTGGCCGGGGTGGCGCCGACAACGGTTTCCGCGATCCTGAACGGCCGGGCTGCCGAGCTGAAGATCGCCGAGGCGACGGTCGAGCGCGTGCGCGACGCTGTCCGGGAGCTTCGCTATCTCCCGAACGCGGCCGCCCGGGCCTTGCGCCGGCAAGGATCGCGGACGCTGGGGCTGATGTGGAGCCGTGGCTATCGGGAGACGATCACCGCGGCCGCGACCCATGCGCACGATCTGGGCTACTTCACCGTCCTGATGAATTCGACCGGTGATCCCCGCGACGCGGTGATGGCGGTGCGCGATGCCGGCATCGCGGGGTTGATGTGTCCGACCGGTGGCGATCACCAGGCCTTCGGCGAAGAGCTGCAGGCGGCCGGGATACCGGTGGTGTGGATGGATCCGTACTTCACCGAGGACCAGGGGCTGCCCGGACCGTTGATCGCGATCGACCTCCGGGTGGGTGCCCGTGCGCTCGCCGATCACCTCGTCGAGCGCGGGTGCCGCACTCTCGTCGCCCTCGCGGGTCCAGAAGCTGCCCTGCCGGACCGGCCGACCTCGCCGGCGGCGGCCGGTCCGCGGTATCAACCGCTCATCGAGAGGTTCGGCGACGGATTCTCGGCGCTGCACGCCGACGGCTGGTCCGCCGGCGCGGGGCGCGCGGCGGTCGAGAGACTGCTTGCCGGCGGCAAGCTTCCGGACGCCCTGTTCGCTGCCAACGACCGGCTCGCGACAGGTGCGATGAGTGCGTGTCTCCGGGCCGGATTGAAGGTGCCCGGCGACATCGCGATCGCCGGCTTCGGCGACGACGACGTGAGCGAGTGCCTGACGCCTGCGTTGACAACCGTCGCCTGGCCGCTGGCAGAGTTCGCCGAACGGAGCGTCCAGCTGCTCGTTCGCGCCGTCGACGACGCCGATCACGAAGCCGAACGCCACGTGCTCCGCACCGAACTCGTCATCCGTGAGTCCACCTGA
- a CDS encoding ABC transporter permease, which yields MSTAPAPPRTHDTTERRPPSPPAPRRRTWWDRLKRDKFVLLLALPGMAVIITFHYYPLLGNVIAFQDYQPYLGIRESLWSGFDNFSILFNGDPDLLNALKNTLTITALQTIFVFPAPIVLALILNSLASNRLRQVVQSVLYLPHFLSWVIVVAVFQQMLGGAGLLNNYLRSSGHQALNIIGNADAFKALVTSQVIWKDTGWATILFLAVLAQIDRSLYEAASVDGASKLRQTWHITLPGMRPIIVLLFILKLGDSLSVGFEQILLQQPAVGRQASEVLDTFVYNNGVIGGAWGVAAAVGLVKGVIGLLLVLMANKVAHAFGEEGVYKA from the coding sequence ATGAGCACCGCACCCGCACCTCCGCGGACGCACGACACCACCGAGCGGCGACCCCCGTCACCGCCGGCGCCGCGCCGCCGTACCTGGTGGGACCGACTGAAACGCGACAAGTTCGTGCTCCTGCTCGCGCTTCCGGGTATGGCGGTCATCATCACGTTCCACTACTACCCGCTGCTCGGGAACGTGATCGCGTTCCAGGACTACCAGCCGTACCTCGGCATCCGCGAGAGCCTCTGGTCCGGATTCGACAACTTCAGCATTCTCTTCAACGGCGATCCCGACCTGCTGAACGCACTCAAGAACACCCTGACCATCACGGCACTGCAGACGATCTTCGTGTTCCCGGCACCCATCGTCCTGGCGCTCATCCTGAACAGCCTCGCCTCGAACCGGCTCCGGCAGGTTGTCCAGTCGGTCCTCTATCTCCCGCATTTCCTGTCCTGGGTCATCGTCGTCGCGGTGTTCCAGCAGATGCTCGGCGGCGCCGGCCTGCTCAACAACTACCTCCGCTCCTCCGGTCACCAGGCACTGAACATCATCGGAAACGCCGACGCGTTCAAAGCCCTGGTCACGTCGCAGGTCATCTGGAAGGACACCGGCTGGGCGACGATCCTCTTCCTGGCGGTACTGGCGCAGATCGACCGTTCCCTGTACGAGGCAGCGAGCGTCGACGGCGCCTCGAAGCTGCGGCAGACCTGGCACATCACGCTCCCCGGGATGCGGCCGATCATCGTCTTGCTGTTCATCCTCAAACTCGGCGACTCACTGTCCGTCGGCTTCGAGCAGATCCTTCTCCAGCAGCCGGCCGTCGGGCGCCAGGCCAGCGAGGTACTCGACACCTTCGTCTACAACAACGGAGTCATCGGCGGTGCGTGGGGCGTGGCGGCCGCGGTGGGCCTCGTCAAGGGAGTCATCGGGCTGCTGCTGGTTCTCATGGCCAACAAGGTCGCCCATGCGTTCGGTGAGGAAGGGGTGTACAAGGCATGA
- a CDS encoding right-handed parallel beta-helix repeat-containing protein, producing the protein MSVLLVGLLTAPAQAAGTAYYVSATGNDSNTGLSPSQAWKTIGKVNSFVYPQGSLIYFEGGQTFTGCLVFNRTNVPVSDASTPFRVFSSGTGQATLQSSCTGDYSAAVTADDVSGFQLNNVKLVNGGTTAAGVLLENQTSSTATTGLKVTNSDISGFGTPTGSTSAFGAQIMVIGYAVNNHNGPLSDVQILNNRLHGASVTASAGPGIYGWGYGLNITNVRVEGNTVYNLGMAPKTTGAGLSANGWDGAIIQHNVVHDIGANVTSCGGTSGIMSYTSNNITIRNNEVYKVQPSPAYTAGCDWDGIDLDGGTTNSLVEYNYTHDNAGSGLLAYTSTAASRVWGPNTYRYNISQNDDWANAQGGLLDVVPNAPKNALSIYGNTFYTNKDQSTNKKTGTSACFNFGFSTGTWAAGSQIKDNICYMANKGSSGKTGQLYYNPYTQTGMTLANNLYYGTNTTGWRWGSTTYPTFAAWSAAGLETNAVWGDPLFTSPGAGGTCTWSPPSGTGPQPCPQAYTLKPGSPALGTGTPVSGNGGLDYYATTIPNPPNIGANAG; encoded by the coding sequence GTGAGTGTGCTCCTGGTGGGTCTGCTCACGGCTCCCGCCCAGGCCGCCGGTACGGCGTACTACGTGTCGGCGACCGGTAACGACAGCAACACCGGTCTCTCGCCCAGCCAGGCGTGGAAGACGATCGGAAAGGTCAACAGCTTCGTCTATCCGCAGGGGAGTCTGATCTACTTCGAAGGCGGGCAGACCTTCACCGGCTGCCTGGTCTTCAACCGTACGAACGTCCCGGTGTCCGACGCATCCACACCGTTCCGGGTCTTCTCGTCCGGCACCGGGCAGGCCACGCTCCAGTCCAGCTGCACGGGTGACTACTCGGCGGCGGTCACCGCCGACGACGTCAGCGGATTTCAGCTGAACAACGTCAAGCTGGTTAACGGCGGCACGACCGCGGCGGGTGTACTACTGGAGAACCAGACGTCGTCAACGGCAACGACCGGCCTGAAGGTGACCAACTCCGACATCTCCGGATTCGGTACGCCGACCGGCAGTACGAGTGCGTTCGGCGCCCAGATCATGGTCATCGGGTACGCCGTGAACAACCACAACGGCCCGCTGAGCGACGTACAGATCCTCAACAACAGGCTGCACGGCGCCAGCGTGACCGCGAGCGCCGGCCCGGGCATCTACGGCTGGGGATACGGACTGAACATCACGAACGTCCGGGTCGAGGGCAACACCGTCTACAACCTCGGCATGGCCCCCAAGACCACCGGGGCCGGACTGTCCGCCAACGGCTGGGACGGCGCGATCATCCAGCACAACGTGGTACACGACATCGGCGCGAACGTCACCTCCTGCGGCGGCACCAGCGGCATCATGTCGTACACGTCCAACAACATCACCATCCGCAACAACGAGGTGTACAAGGTCCAGCCGTCCCCGGCGTACACCGCTGGTTGCGACTGGGACGGCATCGACCTCGACGGCGGTACGACGAACTCGCTCGTGGAGTACAACTACACCCACGACAACGCCGGCAGCGGCCTGCTCGCCTACACCTCGACCGCGGCGTCCCGAGTCTGGGGACCGAACACCTACCGGTACAACATCTCCCAGAACGACGACTGGGCCAACGCACAGGGCGGCCTGCTCGACGTCGTACCGAACGCGCCGAAGAACGCGCTCTCCATCTACGGCAACACCTTCTACACCAACAAAGACCAGAGCACGAACAAGAAGACGGGCACCAGCGCGTGCTTCAACTTCGGGTTCAGCACAGGCACCTGGGCCGCCGGCTCGCAGATCAAGGACAACATCTGCTACATGGCCAACAAAGGCAGCTCCGGCAAGACCGGTCAGCTGTACTACAACCCGTACACCCAGACAGGCATGACGCTCGCGAACAACCTGTACTACGGAACGAACACCACCGGCTGGCGCTGGGGCAGCACCACCTACCCCACCTTCGCCGCCTGGTCCGCCGCAGGCCTCGAAACAAACGCCGTCTGGGGCGACCCGCTCTTCACCTCCCCCGGCGCCGGCGGCACCTGCACCTGGTCCCCACCCTCCGGAACCGGCCCGCAACCATGCCCACAGGCCTACACCCTCAAACCCGGCTCGCCTGCCCTCGGCACAGGAACCCCCGTGTCCGGCAACGGCGGACTGGACTACTACGCCACCACCATCCCCAACCCACCTAACATCGGCGCCAACGCCGGCTAA
- a CDS encoding carbohydrate ABC transporter permease, translated as MSSNAVADVTGRGAKATVLVVACGLVIVPFLGIVSTSLASPDQVTRAGGFVIFPTGIDLSAYRSILAGGVVTRSILISLFVTAVGTVLSITLTAMLGWALSRKGTFGNRYLLILVLISLLFSPGLIPSYLVVQQLGLLDTLWALIIPTSVTAFNVVVVRAFFVGLPNEIIDSARMDGASEWQLFRHIGVPLAKAALTVVGLFYGVGYWNSFFNALLYISDSSKWPLQLVLRTYVVDNTQLGAEDLGAAGHALPPQTSIQMAILVISIVPIVVIYPFLQRHFAKGVLTGAVKG; from the coding sequence ATGAGCAGCAACGCCGTGGCGGACGTGACCGGACGCGGCGCGAAGGCGACAGTACTCGTCGTCGCGTGCGGGCTCGTGATCGTCCCGTTCCTGGGGATCGTCTCCACGAGCCTCGCGTCGCCGGACCAGGTGACCCGGGCGGGCGGCTTCGTGATCTTCCCGACGGGTATCGACCTCAGCGCGTACCGATCGATCCTCGCCGGCGGCGTCGTGACGCGGTCCATCCTGATCTCGCTGTTCGTCACCGCGGTCGGCACCGTGCTGAGCATCACCCTGACCGCGATGCTCGGCTGGGCGTTGAGCCGCAAGGGCACGTTCGGGAACCGGTACCTGCTGATCCTGGTCCTGATCAGTCTGCTCTTCAGCCCCGGGCTCATCCCGAGCTACCTGGTGGTCCAGCAGCTCGGCCTGCTCGACACCTTGTGGGCACTGATCATCCCTACGTCGGTGACCGCGTTCAACGTCGTCGTGGTCCGTGCGTTCTTCGTAGGCCTACCCAACGAGATCATCGACAGCGCGCGGATGGACGGCGCGTCGGAGTGGCAGCTCTTCCGGCACATCGGCGTACCGCTGGCCAAGGCCGCCCTGACCGTCGTCGGCCTGTTCTACGGCGTCGGCTACTGGAACTCCTTCTTCAACGCGCTGCTCTACATCAGCGACTCGAGCAAGTGGCCGCTGCAACTGGTCCTCCGTACGTACGTCGTCGACAACACCCAGCTCGGCGCCGAGGATCTCGGGGCGGCAGGTCATGCGTTACCGCCCCAGACGTCCATCCAGATGGCGATCCTGGTCATCTCGATCGTCCCCATCGTCGTGATCTACCCGTTCCTTCAGCGCCACTTCGCCAAGGGCGTACTCACCGGCGCGGTGAAGGGATGA
- a CDS encoding cadmium resistance transporter, which produces MELGLLGQAAGMFAVTNIDDMLVLAVFFGQTAGHRPAVLKVVAGQYLGFGATLAVSVVGAFGADLLPEAAIGYLGLIPLLLGVRAAWTVRHDRSTRDADATPISRGGAGVVQIAIVTFANGGDNIGVYVPVFALVGVGGMTGYIAVFLVGVAVWCAIGWFLASRPLVAKSLARSSHLVLPLVLIGIGTVILVKGHAFGL; this is translated from the coding sequence GTGGAGCTGGGTTTGCTCGGGCAGGCCGCGGGCATGTTCGCGGTCACGAACATCGACGACATGCTCGTACTCGCCGTGTTCTTCGGTCAGACCGCCGGACACCGGCCCGCCGTACTCAAGGTGGTGGCCGGACAGTACCTGGGCTTCGGCGCGACCCTCGCCGTGTCCGTCGTCGGGGCCTTCGGCGCGGACCTGCTCCCGGAGGCCGCCATCGGCTACCTCGGGCTGATCCCTTTGCTGCTGGGCGTACGGGCGGCGTGGACGGTCAGGCACGACCGTAGTACTCGCGACGCGGACGCTACACCGATATCCCGCGGCGGCGCGGGCGTCGTACAGATCGCCATCGTGACCTTCGCCAACGGGGGCGACAACATCGGCGTGTACGTCCCGGTCTTCGCCCTCGTCGGTGTCGGTGGCATGACCGGCTACATCGCCGTCTTCCTCGTCGGCGTCGCCGTCTGGTGCGCGATCGGCTGGTTCCTCGCCTCCCGCCCCCTCGTCGCCAAATCCCTGGCCCGCTCGAGCCACCTCGTCCTCCCGCTCGTACTCATCGGCATCGGCACCGTCATCCTCGTCAAAGGCCACGCGTTCGGCCTCTAG
- a CDS encoding extracellular solute-binding protein: MPELSRRQILGGSLAAVASAAGLPLLQGCSNKGRGGTDAGGADGIKLPKYIAYQDFTPDLTGKNGVDSATFKYPADPVAAISGPVGDGQRVAALTVTNSPAPPARGRNAYWQELERRLGFTFDIEIVPSTDYGQRFQTAVAGGKLPDLFSIYPGQVPSLPALLQKKAVDLTPHLSGDAISKYPLLANVPTVSWKQTVYDGKIYGIPIPRGAQSTLTLYSRDDLLTKLGITKPPASLQELQDLCKELTLAKTNTWALGRVPLTYLRQMFKIPNGWSVQNGRLVSAFEAEQQKDALEAGRKLMVAGVVHPDGFTAPGSIRKTWVANGSTLMVDDSFSAWHAFYNYPHPDTFRLAAWAPPIAEGGGTAPVWLGAPTINITAINLTASDRVEALLSLLNYLAAPFGTSEYLFKNYGVKDVHHTLKGTDPVLTDKGRTEIALGLEYVANAPWMTYQPGAPDVTKAQFDAQDTLVPTAVADPTISLYSETNVRKGNQIGMGDLELDILQGRKPVSAWDEGLAKWKKAGGDTIRDEFQKALDHQPS; encoded by the coding sequence ATGCCCGAACTGAGCAGGCGCCAGATTCTCGGCGGCAGTCTGGCCGCCGTAGCCTCCGCCGCCGGCCTCCCGTTGCTCCAAGGATGCAGCAACAAGGGCCGCGGCGGCACGGACGCCGGCGGCGCCGACGGCATCAAGCTGCCCAAGTACATCGCCTACCAGGACTTCACGCCCGACCTGACCGGCAAGAACGGCGTCGACAGCGCGACCTTCAAGTACCCGGCCGACCCGGTCGCTGCCATCAGCGGTCCGGTGGGAGACGGACAGCGGGTCGCCGCCCTCACCGTCACCAACTCACCTGCTCCACCGGCGAGAGGCCGGAACGCCTACTGGCAGGAACTCGAGCGCCGGCTCGGCTTCACCTTCGACATCGAGATCGTCCCGAGCACCGACTACGGCCAGCGGTTCCAGACGGCGGTTGCCGGCGGCAAGCTCCCCGACCTGTTCAGCATCTACCCGGGCCAAGTACCGTCGCTGCCCGCCCTGCTGCAGAAGAAAGCCGTCGACCTCACGCCGCATCTGTCCGGCGATGCGATCTCGAAGTACCCGCTGCTGGCCAACGTCCCGACGGTCAGCTGGAAGCAGACGGTGTACGACGGGAAGATCTACGGCATCCCCATCCCCCGTGGAGCCCAGAGCACACTGACCCTCTACTCGCGGGACGACCTGCTGACCAAGCTCGGCATCACCAAGCCGCCGGCATCACTGCAGGAGCTCCAGGATCTCTGCAAGGAGCTGACCCTCGCCAAGACCAACACGTGGGCGCTCGGACGTGTGCCGCTGACGTACCTGCGCCAGATGTTCAAGATCCCGAACGGATGGTCCGTGCAGAACGGGCGCCTGGTGAGCGCCTTCGAGGCCGAACAACAGAAGGACGCGCTGGAGGCCGGACGCAAACTGATGGTCGCGGGAGTGGTCCATCCCGACGGATTCACCGCGCCCGGCTCGATCCGGAAGACCTGGGTCGCCAACGGGTCGACACTGATGGTGGACGACTCGTTCAGCGCCTGGCACGCGTTCTACAACTATCCGCACCCGGACACGTTCCGCCTCGCAGCCTGGGCCCCTCCGATCGCCGAGGGCGGCGGCACGGCCCCGGTCTGGCTCGGCGCACCGACCATCAACATCACCGCGATCAACCTCACCGCCAGCGACCGGGTCGAGGCCCTGCTCAGTCTCCTCAACTACCTGGCCGCCCCGTTCGGAACCTCGGAGTACCTGTTCAAGAACTACGGCGTCAAGGACGTCCACCACACCCTGAAGGGAACCGACCCGGTACTGACCGACAAGGGACGCACCGAGATCGCACTAGGCCTCGAGTACGTCGCGAACGCGCCCTGGATGACCTATCAACCCGGAGCGCCCGACGTCACCAAAGCGCAGTTCGACGCCCAGGACACACTCGTCCCCACTGCCGTCGCCGACCCGACGATCAGCCTCTACAGCGAGACCAACGTCCGCAAGGGCAACCAGATCGGCATGGGCGACCTCGAACTCGACATCCTCCAAGGCCGCAAACCCGTCTCCGCCTGGGACGAGGGACTCGCCAAGTGGAAGAAGGCCGGCGGCGACACCATCCGCGACGAATTCCAGAAAGCCCTCGATCACCAACCCAGCTAA
- a CDS encoding BNR repeat-containing protein — protein sequence MRMKDSTVDPKALNLSEGQFGTTFNGQTFQIDALATLNDWQFTTYIDFLGRVCVGRRHLPDGDWQTIAFDDHVISHTDVHNVPVLGICPLDGTIHLAFDHHNSPLHYRVSRPGTATSPESTEWSTELFGAITPELVSGVELTSLTYPIFVTMPDGVLQLYYRIGMSGDGDTHLAEYRPDGGWKILGAFVSGQGTFVDSTSRNAYHNGFDFDATGRLHTTWVWRESINLFSNHDLQYACSGDGGHTWNNWAGTRIGVTGQEPMQLRSRGITVRHIAYGWGMMNQLTQTLDDRGRIHVVLWQQPPSASEASEDLGTWRYVHHWGEERGDWHQHQLPYFGRKPTVLARGDDLVLVFTKSFDPDYHGKDSGGPLYVITASAADEWRTWREIYRSDESFVGEPRVDKHRWQQTGVLSIYAQQAPTAPGEPSPLRVLDLDLEP from the coding sequence ATGAGGATGAAGGATTCGACGGTCGACCCGAAAGCGCTGAACCTCAGCGAGGGTCAGTTCGGCACGACGTTCAACGGCCAGACGTTCCAGATCGACGCACTGGCCACACTGAACGACTGGCAGTTCACCACCTACATCGACTTCCTCGGGCGGGTGTGCGTCGGCCGCCGACATCTGCCGGACGGCGACTGGCAGACGATCGCGTTCGACGACCACGTGATCAGCCATACCGACGTACACAACGTTCCGGTCCTCGGCATCTGCCCGCTCGACGGCACGATCCACCTGGCCTTCGATCACCACAACAGCCCGTTGCACTACCGGGTTTCCCGGCCTGGTACGGCGACTTCGCCCGAGAGCACCGAGTGGTCGACCGAACTCTTCGGCGCGATCACGCCCGAACTGGTGAGCGGAGTCGAGCTGACCAGCCTGACGTACCCGATCTTCGTGACCATGCCCGACGGCGTGCTGCAGTTGTACTACCGCATCGGCATGAGCGGCGACGGCGACACCCATCTCGCGGAGTATCGCCCGGACGGCGGCTGGAAGATCCTCGGCGCGTTCGTCAGCGGCCAGGGCACCTTCGTCGACAGTACGTCGCGCAACGCGTACCACAACGGCTTCGACTTCGACGCGACCGGACGCCTGCACACGACGTGGGTGTGGCGGGAAAGCATCAACCTGTTCAGCAACCACGACCTCCAGTACGCGTGCAGCGGCGACGGCGGGCACACGTGGAACAACTGGGCGGGAACGCGGATCGGTGTCACCGGCCAGGAGCCGATGCAGCTGCGATCACGAGGCATCACGGTCCGGCACATCGCGTACGGCTGGGGCATGATGAATCAGCTGACGCAGACGCTCGACGATCGCGGGCGCATCCACGTCGTCCTGTGGCAGCAACCCCCGAGCGCTTCCGAAGCGTCGGAGGATCTCGGCACCTGGCGTTACGTCCACCACTGGGGCGAGGAGCGCGGCGACTGGCACCAGCACCAGCTGCCGTACTTCGGCCGCAAGCCGACCGTACTAGCGCGCGGCGACGACCTGGTCCTCGTCTTCACCAAATCGTTCGACCCGGACTACCACGGCAAAGACTCAGGCGGGCCGCTGTACGTGATCACCGCCTCGGCGGCGGACGAATGGCGCACCTGGCGGGAGATCTACCGCTCCGACGAATCCTTCGTCGGAGAGCCCCGGGTCGACAAGCACAGATGGCAGCAGACGGGTGTGCTCTCGATCTACGCCCAGCAGGCACCCACCGCACCCGGCGAACCAAGTCCACTGCGTGTCCTGGACCTGGACCTCGAACCATGA
- a CDS encoding antibiotic biosynthesis monooxygenase has product MAGQILTEVSGVVDPGRVAELVDGFREIAAAALPDGLLRSELLQGDHGQWRIQTLWRDQAALDAMRAGAEPPAAPALLRSVGAEPVLRILEVVGSFVTAH; this is encoded by the coding sequence ATGGCAGGGCAGATTCTCACCGAGGTGAGTGGTGTGGTGGATCCCGGGCGGGTGGCCGAGTTGGTCGACGGGTTCCGGGAGATCGCGGCTGCGGCGCTGCCGGACGGTTTGCTGCGGTCGGAGTTGCTCCAAGGCGATCACGGGCAGTGGCGGATCCAGACGTTGTGGCGCGACCAGGCAGCCCTGGACGCGATGCGCGCCGGCGCGGAGCCGCCCGCGGCGCCGGCCTTGCTTCGGTCGGTGGGCGCGGAGCCGGTACTGCGGATTCTTGAAGTCGTCGGGAGCTTCGTGACCGCGCACTAA